GGTGCCGGGGGGAGCCACGGTGGGGCTGAGCCATGGCGGGTGCCGGGGGGAGCCACGGCGGGGCTGAACCATGACAGCAACAGGGGGGAGCCGTCGTGGGGCTGAACCATGACAGCAACAGGGGGGAGCCGTCGTGGGGCTGAACCATGACAGCAACAGGGGGGAGCCATGGTAGGGCTGAACCATGGCAGCAGCAGGGGGGAGCCACAGTGGGTCTGATAAATGACAGAGAGGGGACCTGTGGGGGGGCCACaccaggatggggacagggggctgtccccccccagccaccccagggaAAGCTCCTTGTCCCCAGGAGGCTGCCTCAGCTCCCGCTCCCTTTGCCGGGCACCCGTGCGGAGGATCCGTCGTCCCTCGCCCGGACTAAGATGGCGGCCCCGAGCCGGGCGCTGAGGTGAGCAGGCTGGCCCTTCAGCAGGAGCCTCAGCGGGGCTGGGTTCCACGAGGCGATGGGGAGGTTGGCGTTCTCCGCCGTTTAACCCGCCGCAGCGACGTCTCCCGCTGTCTCACCCCCGACCGACCGCGCTCTCCCTCCGTTTCGCCTTCCCGCCAGCGCCCTGCGCCTCGACgccttccccagcctgctgccGGCCTTCGCCGCCTCCGTCCGCCTCAACTCCAACCGCGCCGCCGTCTCCCACCTCCGCAGGCAGCTCTACGGCCGGCTCTACCCCATCCTCCTGGTCAAAACCGACGGCTCCACCGTCCACCTCCGCTACAAAGAGCCGAAGAGGATCCTCATGGTAAGGGAGGGGGTAGGCTGAGGGGGAAGGCGAAGCCCTctcctgccccaggcaggggGTTTTCACGCCGTGCCCCCCCTCAGCTGCCCCTGGACAGCAGCACGCTGCCCGAAGCGGAGCGCAAGGCCCGGCTGCGGAGGCAGTTCCCCAGCAGGCCGAAGGCCGGGCCGGAGGAGACCTTTGAGGGCATCGACTTGTCCACCTACAAGCGGTTCTGGAAGAAATGACGCCccgaaattaaaaaaaaaaaaaatttttttttaaataaataagcgAAGCCGGCAAACGAGTCGTCGCGGTGCGGTTTTGTGGGGGCGACTGAGGCGGCAGCGCCGGTTGAACCACGGCtttataccccccccccccgggccttACGCGG
This region of Harpia harpyja isolate bHarHar1 chromosome 1, bHarHar1 primary haplotype, whole genome shotgun sequence genomic DNA includes:
- the MRPL55 gene encoding 39S ribosomal protein L55, mitochondrial isoform X2, producing the protein MAAPSRALSALRLDAFPSLLPAFAASVRLNSNRAAVSHLRRQLYGRLYPILLVKTDGSTVHLRYKEPKRILMLPLDSSTLPEAERKARLRRQFPSRPKAGPEETFEGIDLSTYKRFWKK
- the MRPL55 gene encoding 39S ribosomal protein L55, mitochondrial isoform X1, which encodes MAPRSRRQLMAGGEKRGGRGTTGNGGSVPAAPAPPPPRDLTSGGAGFGGGGRRALRAGGSGHVSGGRWGRPPARRRLPQLPLPLPGTRAEDPSSLARTKMAAPSRALSALRLDAFPSLLPAFAASVRLNSNRAAVSHLRRQLYGRLYPILLVKTDGSTVHLRYKEPKRILMLPLDSSTLPEAERKARLRRQFPSRPKAGPEETFEGIDLSTYKRFWKK